Sequence from the Polynucleobacter sp. Adler-ghost genome:
CATCCCAAGAGTGGCTGATGAAGATTTATTGGCTCGGCAAGTATCAGAGCAGTACTTAATAGACTCCCAATTTTTAGCCCAAGATTTACGCCAAGTCATTTCTTTGCCACAAGTGACGCATAACTTGCTCGGTAAATAGGATTTGTTTCCCTTAAATCCTGATTTTTCTATCTTGCTCATACCCACCTATTTAAAAACGAATAGACTTATCAACAAAATCACAAAAGAGAATGTATTGAAAGCTTTTTACGCAGATCATTATGTTTTACCACTTCCAGCCGGACACCGCTTTCCGATGGAAAAGTATGCACAATTGCGTGATCTAGTATCACAACTGGAAGACATCAAGCTTGAGAATGCCCCCGCAATTACCGACACTCAAATA
This genomic interval carries:
- a CDS encoding DUF2256 domain-containing protein, which gives rise to MSKIEKSGFKGNKSYLPSKLCVTCGKEMTWRKSWAKNWESIKYCSDTCRANKSSSATLGMK